The DNA sequence CGGAGGCGAGCACGGCGATGGTGGCCAGCGTGATGACGACCGAGGCCACCGCCAACGGGACGAGCGTGAACAAGGCGAAGATCTGGGCCGCGAGCGGGGGGTAGGTGAAGGGCAGGTGGGCCCCCTCCGCCAGCCGGGGCAGTTCGCCGTAGAGATCGCCGCCGTCCCGGAACACCTGCCCGCCGACCCGGTAGACGTCCAGGTCGATGCGGTACGGGGGGAGGTTCTGGAGGCCCGGGATTCCGACCGTGTGGAGGACCGTACCGAGCGTCGCCAGGACGGCGGCCACGGCCCTGCCCGCGGTCGAGCCGAGATAGCGGTCGACCGCGCCGCCGATCACGCCGGGTCGCCGTTCTGCGGGTCTGTGCTCCGCTCGGCCCACCACCGGAGGAGTTCGGCCTCCGCCTCGTCGCGGTCGAGTGGGCCGCGGTCCAGGCGCAGTTCCTTGAGGAAGGCCCAGGCCCGGCCGACGTCCGGCCCGGGCTTGAGGTCGAGCAACCGCATGATCTCGTTGCCGTCGAGGTCCGGTCGGACGCGGGCCAGATCCTCCTTCTCCGCGATCTCGGCGATCCGGTGTTCGAGGGAGTCGTAGCTGGCCTGGAGCCTGGCCGCGCGCCGTTTGTTCCTCGTGGTGCAGTCCGCGCGCACCAGCCGGTGGAGGCGGGGGAGCAGATGTCCCGCGTCGGAGACATAGCGGCGCACGGCGGAGTCGGACCACTGCCCCTCGCCGTACCCGTGGAAGCGCAGGTGGAGGAACACCAGCCCCGAGACGTCCTCGATCATCTGCTTGGAGTATTTGAGTGCACGCATGCGCTTGCGCACCATCTTGGCGCCCACCACCTCGTGGTGGTGGAAGGTCACCCCGCCGCCCGGTTTGGCCGCGCGCGTGGCCGGCTTGCCCACGTCGTGCAGCAGCGCGGCCCAGCGCAACACGAGGTCAGGGCCGTCCGGTTCGAGGTCGATGGCCTGCCGCAGCACGGTGAGCGAATGCCAGTACACGTCCTTGTGCTGCATGTGCTCGTCGCGTTCCAGCTTCATCCCCGGCACCTCGGGCAACACGCGGTCGGCCAACCCGGCCTCACAGAGCATGTTGATCCCGTCGATCGGGTAGTCCCCCAGGATGGTCTTGTCCAACTCGGTGCGGACCCGCTCGACGGTGATCCTGTCGATCTCGGCGGTCATCTCCGACATCGCCCGGAACACCCGGGGGGCGAGGGAGAAACCCAACTGGGAGACGAACCGGCAGGCCCGGAGCATGCGCAGCGGATCATCGGAGAACGACTGCTCCGGGGCCGCAGGGGTGTCCAGGACCCCCGCGAGCAGGGCCTCCATCCCGTCGAGGGGGTCACAGAACTCGTGACGTCCGTCCGGGTGCAGCCGCACCGCCATCGCGTTGACCGTGAAGTCGCGACGGACCAGGTCTCCCTCCAGGGTGTCCCCGAAGACCACGTCGGGATTGCGGGTCACCCCGTCGTAGGAGTCCGCGCGGAACGTGGTGATCTCGATCTGCTGCTCGACACCACCGGCGTCATGCTTGACCGCCGACAGGGTGCCGAACTCGATACCGGTGTCCCACACCGTGTCCGCGTAGGTCTCGAGGATCCCCCGGACCGTCTCGGGCCGCGCGTCCGTGGTGAAGTCCAGGTCCGTGCCGAGTCGGCCCAGAACGGCGTCGCGCACACTCCCGCCGACGAGGTAGAGCTCGTGCCCGGCCTCGACGAACGCCGACGCGAGAGGAGCGAGCACGTCCGCGTGATCGTTGAGAGTGGACTGGGCGCCCGCCAGGAGCCGGACCCGCCGCGCCTCGGACTCGGTCGGGTCGGGCGGGGTGCCCGGGCCGTCCTGCAGTCCCGAGAACACCGCCGCATCGTGTCGGTCCGAGGTGGCGCGCGGATCTGGGTGGGGGTTGCGGGCTGTCACAGCGGAGACCTTACCGAGTCGGTCCGCCCGCCTCGGACCACAGCGGCTCCACGGCCTCGACCACCGGGGGCCGCTCAGCAGCTCCCCCGACTCCTCGAGGCACGCCGGGTACGCGGGGTCACCCCGGAACTCCTGTGCTGCGGCGGCGTCGGGGAAGTGCTGGAACACCACCAGGGCGTCGGGGTCGGCATGGGACGCGCAGAACACAGACGCCCGGCGTCCGGACCGATCCACGGGCGGCACGCCGACGATTTACGGAACACCCGACACCGGCCGGTAGCATCGATGGGTGTCTGAAGCCGAACGCCCCGACGAACCGCGCGCCAACCCGCCGCGGCGTCGGCGTGCCCGTCGGCCCGCCGGATCGGGAACACCGGCGTCCGAACCCGCTGGTCAGGGTTCTCAGCGTCCGGCGCACGGGCAGGGCAAGGCCCCGGAGAGCCGGGACGCCCAGGGTGGCCAGGGGCAGAAGTCCGGCAGATCCGGCCAACCCGCGCAGTCCGACCACGCCGGTCAGTCCGGCGGCGGGCAACCCCGTCAGGGCCGGCGCCGTCGCCGCGGTGGCCGGGGCCGGCGGGGCGGACAGGGCAGGACGCCCGAGGCCCAGCGCACCACCCCCGGCGCGGAGGGCGGCGCTCCCGCACAGTCGACCCAGACGGTCAGGTCCGGCGACGGCGCCGCCGGCGCGACCTCGGCGCGACCGTCCTCGCGCACTCCCCGCGGCCAGAACCGGACCAGGTCCGGATCCGCCCAGTCCGCGGCCGCGAACCCCTCTCGCTCCGCGACCCCGGCCAAGACGGGCGCGAAGGGCACGAAGGGCGCCAAAGGCACTGCCAGGCCCGGTTCCACGCCGGGTGGGAAGCCCACGTCGAAGATGCCCGGTTCGAAGGGGACAGGAAACAAGGGGACAGGGACCAAGAACCCCCGGGGAGGTCGCGGGGGAGGACGGCACCCACGGAACGGTCAACGCCTGCGGACGGTGCTCGAGACCTCCGCCGGCGGCCTCGTGGTGCGTGGTCTCGGACAGGCGGCCGCGGCCGGCGCGGAGCCGGACCTCTCCCGTCTCGAGGTCGCTCTGATCGGGCGGCTCGACCGGCGGGGACGCATGCTGTGGTCGATGCCCAAGGGCCACATCGAACCGGGTGAGACCGTGGAGGAGACCGCCCGTCGCGAGGTCCTGGAGGAGACCGGCGTGGACGGGACCGTGCTGGCCCCGCTCGGCACCATCGACTACTGGTTCGTCGCCGAGGGCCGGCGCATCCACAAGACGGTCCATCACCATCTCATCCGCTACGACCACGGCGAGCTGTGCGACGAGGACCCGGAGATCACCGAGGTCGAGTGGGTCGCCTTCGATCACCTACCCCGGCGGCTCGCCTATCCGGACGAACGGCGGCTCGTGGAGTCCGCGCGGTCCCTCCTACCGGATCTGGCGCGCGCCGAGCTGGCGGGTAGATCCCCGGTGGCGCAGACCTCTCAGGTCGTGGACCCGTCCCGGCGCGCGGGCGGCCCCGCACCGGTCCGTCGATCCAGGACCTCCGGGTCGCCCGGGGCGGCGGCCGGGCGGCGGACCGGAACAACCCCCGGGAACGGTGACGGGCCCCCCCGGGACGATCCGGAGGACTCTCGGCCGTGAACCGGTGGCCGGGTGGGCGGCTCGTCCGGGCGGTCGTCCCGGCGTCGTTGTGCGCGGCGCTGGTCTCGGCCCCGCTGTGGGGTGTCCAGCCGGTCCGCGCCCTCACCCCCGAACAGGCGATCGACGCGGGGTACGTCCCCAACCCGGCGCCGGCCCTCGCACGGATCACGATCGATGACATCACGCCCCGCGTCCTGGACGGCGCCGGGGCCGGCGGGCAGCTGGCCGTCGGCACGGAGGCCGGGGTCCCCACCGTCACCGTCTCGGGAACGATCATCAACGTCGGTGACGTCCCGCTCGAGTCGGTGGACGTCCGGCTCCAACGAGGCCCGCGCTCTCCCGACGCGGAGTCCGTCCGCGAGCCCCTCGTGTGGTCGGAGCCGTCGTTCCCCGTGCAGGGGGATTTCCTCCGGGCGGCGGTGAGCCTCGCCCCCGGGGAGTCGGTGCCCTACCGGGTCTCACTGCCCGCGCGGGAGATCCCCGGTGATCCCGGTCCGGACCTGCAAATCACCGAGCCGGGCGTCTATCCGCTCCTCGTCAACGTCAACGGCACGCCGGAGGGCGGGTCGCCGGCGCGCCTCGACGACGCCCGGACCCTGATCCCCGTCCTCCAGGCCCCGCCTCCCGCGCCGATACCGGGTGTCGACGACGAGGTGGGCGCCGCTGCGCCGGCGGATGCGCCGGCCCCGGCACCGGTCCCGCTCACCGTGCTCTGGCCGCTGGCCGCTGCGCCCTCCCGCATCGCCCTCGTCCCCGGTGAGGCGGGTCCCGAACCCGTGGTGGCCCTCACCGACGGATCGCTGCCACACGACCTCTCGGACGAGGGGCGGCTCACCGGTCTGGTCCGGGCGGCATCGGCCGCCTTCGAGGGCCCCGCGGGTGAGGAACTCCGCCGGGCGACCTGCCTCGGGGTGGACCCCGATCTGCTCGGAACCGTCGCCGAGATCGCGGAAGGTCGTGCGGTCCTGATCGACGAGAGCAGCGGCCCCCGTGTTCCCGGGGAGCGGGAGGGCGGCGACGAGCAGGTGGGGCCCACCGTCGACGAGGCGCTGAGGGAGGACGCCTCCCGGTGGTTGACCGAACTGCGCACGCTTGCCGAGGGCGCGTGCGTGCTGTCTCTGCCGGCAGCGCAGGCGGACCTGGATGTGGTGGCCGCCGTCGGTGACACCACCCTGACCGCCGCGGCGCTGGATCGCTCCGACTCGGTGCAACGGATCCTCGAGGTGGTCCCGGTCCCCGGCGTCCTCGTCCCCGCGTCGGGCACGCTGGCCCCGGGGACGGCCCGGGCACTGTCCGGTGGCGGGGGTACGGCGATCGTCGCCGCCCCGTCCACCCGTACCGACACCGGGGTGGTCCCGCCCCCGGGGATGGTCGCGTTGGCGGGGACCGACGGTGGGCGGGCGCTCACCTACTCCGCCGCGGTGGGTGCCTCGCTCGCGGCGACCGGCGGTAGACCGGAGAACCCGCGCTACTCGGACCCCTCGAGCCGGTACTGGCTCGATGTGGACACCCCGCCCGCCCGACTGCAGGACGCGAGGGCGGCGATCCTGGCCCCGGTGATCGACGCCGCCGCCGCCACCGCGCCGGACGCCACCGCCAGCGCGGTCGAGCAGGGGGTCCTCGCGGTCCCGCCCCAGGTCTGGGACATCGACTCCGATTCCGCGGGTTCACTCCTCGAGACGCTCGGTGACCAGCTCGCCACCGGCCGCATGCGTGCGGTGTCACTGCCGGACCGGCTGGCCGGTCCCGTGACGATTCCCGAGGGAAGCCTCGCCGAGGATCCCACCGGCGCCCCGGACCCCGGGCTGGCCGACCCCTTCGCGGACGATCCCGCAGGGGACACCGTCGGACGGTTGACGGCGGCGCTCGCGGGAACCGGCACGCTGCGGTCCCTTGTCGACACCTCCGACCCGACCGCGGCGGAGGCGTCCGCCCACCTCTCCCCGCTGGTGGGTGACGCCCTGCGGGCGATCTCGGAGACCGGTCGGCGCGCGGGCGGCGACGGGCTCACCCTCGACACGGGAACCGGCGCGGTGGCCCGGGACCGGGGCGCGGCCCGTCTGGTCCGGCTCGGCGAGACGGTGTCCGCGTCGCTCGCGCGTGTCGATCTCCTCACCCCGGGCAGCGTGTTCACCATGGCCAGTCCCAACAGTCCGCTCATGCTGGTGACCCGCAACGCCCTGCCGTTCCCCGTCCGCGTCGACGTGACGGTCACCGCGCCCGAGGACATCACCGTCGACCCGGTCGGCCTCATCCAGATCCCGGCCGCGGGTTCCCGGACCCTCCAGGTCCCCACCCAGTCCGACTCGGAGGGCGGGGTGCGCCGCACCGTGGTCTTCTCCCTCCACGGGCCGGACGGGACGCGGCTGTCCGACCCGGTCGAACTGTCGGTCCAGTCCGGGGGGTACCCCGTGGCCCAGGGATTCGCGATCGCGGCGGCCGCGCTCGCCCTCGTCCTCGGGGGCCGCCGGTACCTGCGCTACCGTCGGGGGATCCTCGACCCCGCGGACGAAGGGCACCGACCGTGACCGACGAGCAGGGTTCCCGCGAACCCGGGCTGCGTAGACCGGACCCCGGATTGCGGGGCCGCCGCCGCGAATCGGGCAGTTGCGTCTCGACCCGCCCGGTCTCGCCGCCGCCCGTGGCCGACTCCTTCGCGCCGGACTCGGTACCCGCGGACCCCGTGGTCCCGGTCCCGGCGGCCCCGACGACCCGGGGCGGGGGGACCGGTCACACCACCCGCGACTCCTCCGATGCCTCGGTGATGCGGTCCACCGGATCGATGGCGGTGGCGAACCTCGCGAGCAGGATCACCGGTTTCGTGCGGATGATCCTCATCCTCACCATCCTCGGCCCCGCCGTCGCCTCGGCGTTCAACACCGCCAACACTCTGCCCAACATGATCACCGAACTCGTCCTGGGGTCGGTCCTCACCGCCATGTTCATGCCCCTGTTGGCCCGCGCCGCCCAGGAGGACCCGGACGGGGGGGTGTCGTTCATCAGGCGGCTGCTCACGGCCACCTCGTTGTTGGCGCTGGTCGCGACGGTCGTGGCCGTGGCATGCGCGCCGCTGCTCACCGAGCTCAACCTCGGTGACGGCGAGGTCAACACGGACCTGGCCACGGCCTTCGCGTTCCTGCTGCTGCCGCAGATATTCTTCTACGGCGTCTTCTCGGTCATGCTCGCCGTGCTCAACTACAACGGGATCTTCCGGCCGGGTGCCTGGGCCCCGGTGTGGAACAACCTCGTGGCCATCGCGACCCTCGCGCTCTTCGCGGTCGTCGGCAGTGGCATCGACCCCGCGGCACCGGTGAATCTCCTGAGCGCACCGATCCTGCTGCTCGGCCTGGGCACGACCCTCGGAGTGGTGGTCCAGGCGGCGGTCCTGCTGCCCGCGCTGCGCCGCGCCGGCGTGGTGCTGCGCCCCCAGTGGGGACTGGACCCCCGGATCCGCCAGTTCGGCGGCAACGCCCTGGCCGGGCTGGCGTACGTGTTCATCTCGCAGGTCGGTCTGGTCATGACCAACCGCATCGGTTCCGCGGCCGACGAGGCGGCCATCGCCATCTACGGCACGTACTGGCTGCTGCTGCAGGTGCCGTACGGGATCATCGGCGTGACCCTGCTGACGGCCATCAACCCGCGGTTGGCCGACAACGGCGTCGCCGGGCGCACGGACGCGGTCGTGCGGGACATCTCCCTCGGCACCAGGCTGTCCCTCTTCGGGCTCGTGCCGATCATCGCCGTCATGACGGCCTTCGGTCCCACGATCGCCACCGGCCTGTTCCGGTACGGCAACTTCGACGCCCAGAATGCCGAGATCCTGGGCCTGACACTCGCTTTCGGGGCGTTCACCCTGGTGCCGTACGCGGTGGTCCTCCTCCAGCAGCGCGTGTTCTACGCGCGCGAGGACTACTGGACCCCCACCGTCATGATCCTCGCGATCACCGTCGTCCGCGTGGTCCTGTCACTCATCGTCCCGATGGTGGCCGACGAGCGCTCCCACGTGGTGATCGGCCTCGCCCTGGCCAACGGGATCGGCTGGGTCGTGGGCGCGGTCGCCGGGTACGTCCTGCTCCGGCGCCGGCTCGGCTCCCTGCGTGGGCGCGAGACGGCGACGTCAGCGGTCTGGACGGTGGGGGCGTCGGCCGCAGGAGCTCTCGTCGCCCTCGCCGTCGACACCCTCCTGCCCATGGACGCACTGACCGACGCGGTCGGAAGCATCGGGTTCGTGGTCCGGGCCGGGCTCGCCGCGGTCATCACCCTCGTGGTCACCGGTCTGATCCTGTCCCGGTCACGCCTCCCGGAGCTGGACGCCGTCGCACCCGTCCTCCGAGGCCTGGTGGGGCGTCTGAGGCGATAGTCGTGTCCCGGGACGCGCGGGCCGTACACTCGGAGCATCAGGAGCGGGCGGATAGGCAGGACGGCCGCGTCGTCGAGGAGGTCTACGGGTGGGCGATGTGAACGGTGTTCCGGGGCAGGGTTCGCCCTCGGGCCCACCGCGCCTGACCGTCGGGGGACTGGTATCGGGAGGGCGCTACCAACTCCTCGAATCGCACGGCGGAGTGGTCGGCCAGGCGTTCTGGCGCGCCCGTGACAAGCGACTCGGTCGCGATGTCGCGCTGATCTTCGTCGACCCTCTACCCGGGGAGGACCCCCCGGGCTCGGCGACGGGGGTCCTGGACCGCACGGTCGCCCTGACCCGCGTGTACTCGGACGGCCTCGCCCGGGTGCTCGACGTCATCCGCGGCCGCGCCGGGGGCATCGTGGTCTGCGAATGGATACCCGGCCGCAGCCTCGCCGCCGCTGTCGGTGACCCGGACCCCGATTCCGCCGTGGCCGCGATGTGGGGGCTGGCCGACGCCGCCACCCGTGCGGCCCAGAATGGCCTGATCCTGGGATTGGACTCACCGGACCGCATCCGCGTCACCGAGGACGGGCGCGCCCTGCTGGCGTTCCCCGGCGTCCCCGGCGACAGTGACGCCAGGAGCGACGTCCGGGGCCTGGGGCGGGTCCTGTACGCGCTTCTGACCGGTCGGTGGCCCGGGCCCCTGCCGGCGGGATCCGAGGTCCACGAGCCCCTTGACGGGCGTCCCCCCGCCGCCCCTCTTGACGACGACGACGAGCCGATCGATCCCGCCGTCGTCGGTGCCGGCGTCCCGCCCGACTCCGCGGTCCTGGCCATGCGGTCCCTCGACGGATCGTCGGTGAGTTCGGCCGCCACCGTGCGGTCGATGATCTCCGATCGCGTCGGTGTGGTCGACCGGCCGGGGAGCGGCGCGCGGGGGGGCACTCCGCGCCCGCAGACCACGCACCTGCCGACCACCGGCGGACCGGGGTCGGACGGGACTCACCCGCACGGGCATTACGCGGGCGGGTCCTACGCGGGCGCGTCTCACATGGACGGGGACGACACCGCGCGGGAGGGCGAGGCCTACTCGCCGCCCGACGAGGCGACCCTGACACGTCGCTGGCGCATCATGGCCGGCACGGGGGCCGTGGCCGTGGTGGTGATCGCACTGTTGTCCGCCTGGATGCTCGGCGCGCTCGCCGGTGGCGGTGACGACACGCCACTGTCCCAGCAACTCGACGCGATCGAACGCGCCGCCCAGGAGAGCAGGTCGGCGGCGACCGAACAGCCGACCCCGGACGGCTCGGAAACGGGGGAGGCCGAGCCCACCCGGGCGGCGCCCACCACACCCGTCAGGGTCCTGGATGTCACGTCGTGGCAGCCCGCCGGGTCACCCGGCGTCGCCGAGAACTCCTCGAGTGCCCCGAACGTCGTCGACGGTGACAGGTCGACCTCGTGGTCCACCGACACCTACCGCAACCAACTCGGTGACGGCGGAGCCGCCTACAAGCCCGGGGTGGGGCTCCTGCTGACCCTCGACGGCGAGCAGGAGACCCGCCGCGTGGTGGTGCACTCGGCGGACGACGGGGTGGAGTTCGAGGTACGGATCGCCGAGAGCTCCTCGCCGGACTCACTCGACGACACGACCCTGCTCGGTGAGGGGACCATCCGGGATGGGTCGGGCACCGTGACGATCGACGATCCCGAGGACGCGGAGTATCTGATCGTGTGGTTCACCAGACTCGGAACCTCCGGGCCCGAGTCGTTCAGCGCGTCCATCAGCGAGGTACAACTCACCCGGTGAGCCCCCGCGGCCACCTCGTCCGGGGGCCGCCGACCTCGCCGCCGTCGCCGAGGTGGCA is a window from the Dietzia sp. JS16-p6b genome containing:
- a CDS encoding NUDIX domain-containing protein, producing the protein MSEAERPDEPRANPPRRRRARRPAGSGTPASEPAGQGSQRPAHGQGKAPESRDAQGGQGQKSGRSGQPAQSDHAGQSGGGQPRQGRRRRRGGRGRRGGQGRTPEAQRTTPGAEGGAPAQSTQTVRSGDGAAGATSARPSSRTPRGQNRTRSGSAQSAAANPSRSATPAKTGAKGTKGAKGTARPGSTPGGKPTSKMPGSKGTGNKGTGTKNPRGGRGGGRHPRNGQRLRTVLETSAGGLVVRGLGQAAAAGAEPDLSRLEVALIGRLDRRGRMLWSMPKGHIEPGETVEETARREVLEETGVDGTVLAPLGTIDYWFVAEGRRIHKTVHHHLIRYDHGELCDEDPEITEVEWVAFDHLPRRLAYPDERRLVESARSLLPDLARAELAGRSPVAQTSQVVDPSRRAGGPAPVRRSRTSGSPGAAAGRRTGTTPGNGDGPPRDDPEDSRP
- a CDS encoding protein kinase family protein — its product is MGDVNGVPGQGSPSGPPRLTVGGLVSGGRYQLLESHGGVVGQAFWRARDKRLGRDVALIFVDPLPGEDPPGSATGVLDRTVALTRVYSDGLARVLDVIRGRAGGIVVCEWIPGRSLAAAVGDPDPDSAVAAMWGLADAATRAAQNGLILGLDSPDRIRVTEDGRALLAFPGVPGDSDARSDVRGLGRVLYALLTGRWPGPLPAGSEVHEPLDGRPPAAPLDDDDEPIDPAVVGAGVPPDSAVLAMRSLDGSSVSSAATVRSMISDRVGVVDRPGSGARGGTPRPQTTHLPTTGGPGSDGTHPHGHYAGGSYAGASHMDGDDTAREGEAYSPPDEATLTRRWRIMAGTGAVAVVVIALLSAWMLGALAGGGDDTPLSQQLDAIERAAQESRSAATEQPTPDGSETGEAEPTRAAPTTPVRVLDVTSWQPAGSPGVAENSSSAPNVVDGDRSTSWSTDTYRNQLGDGGAAYKPGVGLLLTLDGEQETRRVVVHSADDGVEFEVRIAESSSPDSLDDTTLLGEGTIRDGSGTVTIDDPEDAEYLIVWFTRLGTSGPESFSASISEVQLTR
- the murJ gene encoding murein biosynthesis integral membrane protein MurJ → MTDEQGSREPGLRRPDPGLRGRRRESGSCVSTRPVSPPPVADSFAPDSVPADPVVPVPAAPTTRGGGTGHTTRDSSDASVMRSTGSMAVANLASRITGFVRMILILTILGPAVASAFNTANTLPNMITELVLGSVLTAMFMPLLARAAQEDPDGGVSFIRRLLTATSLLALVATVVAVACAPLLTELNLGDGEVNTDLATAFAFLLLPQIFFYGVFSVMLAVLNYNGIFRPGAWAPVWNNLVAIATLALFAVVGSGIDPAAPVNLLSAPILLLGLGTTLGVVVQAAVLLPALRRAGVVLRPQWGLDPRIRQFGGNALAGLAYVFISQVGLVMTNRIGSAADEAAIAIYGTYWLLLQVPYGIIGVTLLTAINPRLADNGVAGRTDAVVRDISLGTRLSLFGLVPIIAVMTAFGPTIATGLFRYGNFDAQNAEILGLTLAFGAFTLVPYAVVLLQQRVFYAREDYWTPTVMILAITVVRVVLSLIVPMVADERSHVVIGLALANGIGWVVGAVAGYVLLRRRLGSLRGRETATSAVWTVGASAAGALVALAVDTLLPMDALTDAVGSIGFVVRAGLAAVITLVVTGLILSRSRLPELDAVAPVLRGLVGRLRR
- a CDS encoding CCA tRNA nucleotidyltransferase, coding for MFSGLQDGPGTPPDPTESEARRVRLLAGAQSTLNDHADVLAPLASAFVEAGHELYLVGGSVRDAVLGRLGTDLDFTTDARPETVRGILETYADTVWDTGIEFGTLSAVKHDAGGVEQQIEITTFRADSYDGVTRNPDVVFGDTLEGDLVRRDFTVNAMAVRLHPDGRHEFCDPLDGMEALLAGVLDTPAAPEQSFSDDPLRMLRACRFVSQLGFSLAPRVFRAMSEMTAEIDRITVERVRTELDKTILGDYPIDGINMLCEAGLADRVLPEVPGMKLERDEHMQHKDVYWHSLTVLRQAIDLEPDGPDLVLRWAALLHDVGKPATRAAKPGGGVTFHHHEVVGAKMVRKRMRALKYSKQMIEDVSGLVFLHLRFHGYGEGQWSDSAVRRYVSDAGHLLPRLHRLVRADCTTRNKRRAARLQASYDSLEHRIAEIAEKEDLARVRPDLDGNEIMRLLDLKPGPDVGRAWAFLKELRLDRGPLDRDEAEAELLRWWAERSTDPQNGDPA